A genomic segment from Deinococcus aetherius encodes:
- a CDS encoding helix-turn-helix domain-containing protein, translating into MSAATVAARQRTEETHQQRQDRTARYLEMARTALAARASAAPEEDAGALPLADHGAALGTDLPRVRTVQEIATNLHSNREEQRRSHEQARREADPTSPPHELPPGVREAYSASARVIVRQVREVQEPEPEPAPDVPDLDELLDLAALHPKRGRGARTEGAGRLARLFDQIARYVLKARGYRVTPSQIVFHLSQELLAKALTVDVKTVRRWTDQLKALGYCDRRPHYSNMTRDGQTVTAVDGMLYAVRLQGGHQAHLVYDDLAHHWRDLDADRKAGRTAWAILKAAQKEEEKARQESQKNMPGSTSPTQGGVWVQMLKDWAVTPGITNAPLEDDPGIFPPAEPKTVRDVVYALPLVLNAHPTKRAALVGMLGAALARQLHDRHSRRWYCRLIWDAYHASVEGRQGLQQLAAQLARLDADRREWGGLRNPAALLVARLR; encoded by the coding sequence TTGTCGGCCGCCACCGTGGCAGCCCGCCAGAGGACTGAGGAAACACACCAGCAGCGCCAGGACCGCACGGCCCGCTATCTGGAGATGGCCCGCACCGCCCTCGCCGCCAGGGCCAGCGCCGCGCCGGAGGAGGATGCAGGCGCTCTCCCGCTGGCGGACCACGGCGCGGCGCTGGGCACCGACCTTCCCCGAGTGCGGACGGTGCAGGAGATCGCCACCAACCTTCACTCGAACCGCGAGGAACAGCGCAGGAGCCACGAGCAGGCCCGGCGCGAGGCCGACCCGACCTCTCCCCCTCACGAGTTGCCGCCGGGCGTCAGGGAGGCCTACAGCGCCTCGGCGCGGGTGATCGTGCGCCAGGTCCGCGAGGTGCAGGAGCCGGAGCCCGAACCGGCGCCGGACGTGCCCGACCTCGACGAGCTGCTGGACCTGGCCGCCCTGCACCCGAAGCGCGGTCGGGGGGCCAGGACCGAGGGGGCCGGACGGCTGGCCCGCCTGTTCGACCAGATCGCCCGTTACGTCCTCAAGGCCCGGGGCTACCGGGTGACGCCCAGCCAGATCGTCTTTCACCTGAGCCAGGAACTGCTTGCCAAGGCCCTTACAGTGGACGTGAAGACCGTGCGGCGGTGGACCGACCAGCTCAAGGCCCTGGGGTACTGCGACCGCCGCCCGCACTACTCGAACATGACCCGGGACGGTCAGACCGTGACCGCCGTGGATGGGATGCTCTACGCCGTGCGCCTTCAGGGCGGCCACCAAGCGCACCTGGTCTATGACGACCTCGCCCACCACTGGCGCGACCTCGACGCCGACCGCAAGGCGGGGCGCACCGCCTGGGCGATCCTGAAGGCCGCTCAGAAGGAAGAGGAGAAAGCCCGTCAGGAGAGTCAGAAAAATATGCCCGGGTCAACTTCCCCCACTCAGGGGGGGGTGTGGGTGCAGATGCTCAAGGACTGGGCCGTTACTCCAGGTATCACCAATGCCCCGTTAGAAGATGACCCGGGCATTTTCCCGCCCGCCGAGCCCAAGACCGTGCGGGACGTGGTGTACGCCCTCCCGCTGGTGCTCAATGCCCACCCCACCAAGCGGGCCGCCCTGGTCGGGATGCTGGGCGCCGCGCTCGCCCGCCAGCTCCACGACCGGCACTCCCGGCGCTGGTACTGCCGCCTGATCTGGGACGCCTACCACGCCAGCGTCGAAGGCCGCCAGGGCTTGCAGCAACTCGCCGCTCAGCTTGCGCGCCTCGACGCCGACCGCCGCGAGTGGGGGGGGTTACGGAACCCCGCCGCACTCCTCGTCGCTCGACTACGCTAA